TCCGAAAGCAGAGCCAGGATGTCTTCTATACTTTTAGCAGTGGATAAATCCACTCCCAAAGAATATAATCCCCCTTCAAAACTATGAGTGTGCGTATCTATAAAACCGGGGTAAGCATAAGCACCGTTAAAATCAGTGGCTGAGATATGTTCATAAAGGTGGGGCAGAGGAAATGGTAAAATTTCCCAAATACTACCATCTTCCACTAACAAACATTTAGGTTCGTTAGTAAATTTCCCCTCCTGCCAAAGATATAGGTTAGCTAATATTTTCATTGTATTCCTTTTGCAAAATGGTAGTTAGCATTTCATAAAATTTACGCACAGGAAAGCCCATAACATTAAAATAACAGCCATCTACCTTTTCAATAAATTGTGCGCCATAACCTTGAATGCCATAAGCACCTGCTTTATCCATTGGCTCTCCTGTTTCTATATAGGCATTAATTTCTGCATCCGATAGGTTGGCAAAATGGACTAAGGTCCGCTCACAACTTACATCTCTCATCCCGTTATAATCTATACATAAACTGGTATAAACAAAGTGCGTTTTCCCTGCCAGTAATTTCAGAAATTTGCTTGCTTCTTCTTCGTTTGAGGGCTTACCCAATATATGACTATCGATGGCAACCAAAGTATCCGCAGCCACGATTAATGCATCATTAGTTACTTTCGCTTTTACAACATCAGCTTTCTGGGAAGCATTTCGCTTTGCTTGTATCTCTGGATTTTCCTGGGTGATGATTTCGTTTATATCTGCAGGGATAATATAAGCAGAAATTCCCAGTAATGCAAAAATTTCTTTTCTGCGCGGTGAAGCGGAAGCAAGAATTACTTTTTTATTGCGTAACAATTTATGTATCATAATCTTATACCTTTATTGCCTATTATTGGAGATAGCTGTGAAGTCAATATTTTTTTAAACTATGCAAAAAATAACTTGCCTGAAAGCTTGGTATTAGAAAGTATTGTTTTAGGATAAGAAAAAATATATACAGGAGGATACAAATGGAACGCGTACATAACTTTAACGCAGGTCCAGCCGTTTTGCCTGAAGAAGTTTTAAGAGAAGCACAGGCAGACCTTTTTAATTACAAAGGGATGGGTCTTTCCGTTATGGAAATGAGCCATCGCAGTAAAGAATATGAAGCAATCATAAACGAAGCCCGTAATGCTGCAAAAAGAATTTACGGTCTGGATGATGATTGGGATGTCCTTTTTTTGCATGGAGGAGCCAGCTTACAATTCTTGATGGTTCCACTTAACTTTATTCCGGAAGGGAAAATTGCCAATTATATTCATACTGGTGTATGGAGTAAGAAAGCAATGAAAGAAGTAAAAAATCTGAATAAGCCGGTTCATATTGCAGCCAGTTCAGAAGATAAGAGTTTCAGCTATATTCCCAAAACTTGGCAGCTATCCGAAAATCCTGCCTACTTACATATCACAACAAATAACACTATTTACGGAACGGAGTGGAAAACAGATCCTGATGTTCCTGAAGGTATTCCTTTGATTGCTGATATGAGCTCAAACTTTATGAGTAAACCTGTCGATATTAATAAATACAGTTTAGTTTATGCCGGCGCTCAGAAAAATGTAGGTCCCGCTGGTTGTGCAGTTGTTTTAGTTAAAAAGGATTTTCTGGCTACGGGAAAAACAAACCTTCCTTCTATGCTGGATTATCAGTTGCATGCCAAAAATGAAAGTATGTATAATACGCCTCCCTGCTTTACCATTTATATGATTGGACTGGTTTTGAAGTGGATTGAAAATTACGGTGGACTTACCAAGATTGAACAGAATAACAAAGAAAAGGCAAAATATATCTATGATGCCATCGATGCTTCAGACGGTTTTTATAAAGGAACAGTTGTTCCGGAGGACCGTTCATTGATGAATATCACTTTCCGCCTTCCCAGCGAAGAATTGGAGACCCTTTTCATTAGTGAAGCAAAGAAAAATGGAATGATAGGTTTAAAAGGTCATCGCGATGTAGGTGGCTGCCGCGCATCTTGTTATAATGCTCTTCCTCTTAATGCCGCTTACGATTTAGCTGCCTTTATGAGGACTTTCCAAAAGCAGAATGGATAGTTACCGTTCTACAAAACCTTAAGTTAATTATGCTGCTGGAGTGTCTAATATATGGCCCTGCAGCAGCAAATGTTATGTCTTCTCAAACAAATTATTTTCTGTTTCTATGTTAAATTTAATGACAAAATATTATCTCTTTAGTGGATTATTTGATAATGCTTAATATATGCTTGCCTAATCGTTTTCCCGCTTTGATGGGAATTTTAAATATCACCGATGACTCCTTTTCGGATGGAACTCTGTATTTGAATAGTGCCCTGGCGTTAAAACACACGGAAGAAATGATTTCCGAGGGAGCAGAGTATATTGATATAGGCGCTGAATCAACTCGTCCCGGTTCTTTACCCGTTAAGGCAGAAATACAATTGGAAAGGATTGTTCCCATATTAAGTGCATTAAAGGAAAAGTATGATCGGATTGTTTTTTCCGTAGATACTCAAAATACCGCCGTAGCTGAAAAAGCAATCGAATTGGGCGCTTCCATCATCAATGATATATCAGCACTTAGAACTGATCCTGAAATGGCAGATTTACTTGCTGAGAATCCTTCCGTAAAAGTTATTTTAATGCATATGCAAGGGATTCCACGCACGATGCAATTAAATCCTGTTTATAACGATGTGTTGGCTGAAATAAAGGATTTTTTTCGGGAGCGGATTGATTTTTGCCTTGCCAAAGGAATTAAGAAAGAGAACATAATACTGGATCCGGGTATCGGTTTTGGTAAAACACTGCAGCATAATTTAACTATTCTTGCCAATTGTAACACATTTAAGGAATTTGATTTACCTATAGTTATCGGTGCCAGTCGCAAAAGTTTTATCAATAATATTATGCCTTCACTCCCTTTACAAAGAATAGGTGGATGTCTTGCCGCTGCCTATGCATCTGCTTGTAATGATATTGATATACTTAGAGTGCATGACATTTTGGTCCATAAGCAATTCTTTGCTGTCTTATCTGCCATTGGCAAAGCCGGAAGTTAAATAAATGGATTTTCTGATTCCCCGTTTTAAAGACATAGTAGATATATTAATTATCGCCTTCCTGATTTATCAAGCATTGTTGATTGTGCGTAAATCTGGAGGATATCAGGTCTTATGGGGTTTATTGTTTGTTGTTGTTCTGTATATTTTAGCGATTATTTTTAATTTGAAGATGGTTGGTTCTTTGTTAAATGCTGTGCGTAATTATTGGTTTATTGCAGTTGTAATCCTTTTTCAACCAGAATTGCGTTCTATTTTATCGCGCTTGAATTTGCCTCGGGAATTAAGCAAGGCATTTAATAAACAAGAAAAATCATCTCTCTACACTCCTTTGATTGATGCCGTTTCTTCTATGAGTTTTCGTAAAATTGGAGCTTTGATAGTTCTGGAAAATAAGCGCAAATTAAATGAATATATTTATAGCGGAGAGCCAATCGATGCGGCTGTCTCTATGCGTCTTATCCTTACTATTTTTAATCCTAAAAGTGTGCTTCACGATGGAGCAATCATTATTCGTGATCAGCGTATTATGGCAGCCAAAGTTGTTTTGCCGTTGTCTAAAAAACCAGAATATGTCCATAAATTCGGAACCCGTCATCTTGCCGGTATCGGAATCACTGAAATTAGCGATGCCATAGCCATTATTGTTTCAGAACAAACAGGACAGGTATCAGTTGCCAGAGCGGGAAAAATTCAAACCGAGGTTGCCTTTGAAGAACTGTTACAGATTTTAACAGATGCCACTAAATAACAGACCCTTGCAAATTGGCATTACCGGCAATATTGGCAGCGGGAAAACCACCTTTTGCAAGTTTCTTGCCGAGAGAGGTTTAAGAGTGATTTCTGCCGATGTTTTAGCCAATCAGCATTTAGAAGACGAGGCAGTTAAAGAGGCATTAATAAAGCACTATTCTCAAGCCATTCTTTCTTCTTCAAACAATACTTTGGGTAAACGGAACATCGATCATAAAATATTGGCAGATAGGGTTTTTGGCAATCCCAACGAGATTAACTTTTTAAATTCCTTAATTCATCCTCTTGTTCTGCGGGATTTTCAAAATATTGCAGAAAACAGCAAAGAACAGATTATCTGTTTTGAAGTTCCCTTGCTCTTTGAGGCAAATTTACAGAACTGCTTCGATTATATTGTTTTGGTTATGGCAGATGAAAATAATCGGATAGACCGATTGGAGCATAAAGGTGAGGATAGAACAAAAGCGAAAAAAAGAATTCAGCATCAGATTTCGGATGAGGAGAAAATACACTTAGTAGATTTAGTTATAAAAAATGATGGCGATTTTGCTCAGCTGAAAAAACAAGCAGAAGCTTTTATAGCTCTTCTTGCCCAAATTAAACCCCGCAAAATTCATCCCTTTATATAGAGGTTGCTTACCCAAATTACACATTTTTTTAGTCCAGTTGTTACAAACCCTCACAGTTAAAAAAATATTTTGGGATGGTTAAAGCTTATTTTAGCAATGACGAATCCTTTAGATTCCAAATATATCTTATAATAAAAAGCCCGGTAAAACCTATATTATTACCGGGCTTTCCCTAAACTACAAGGACAAAATTATTGGATAAACTTATTCAGTTTATCCATAATCTTATCTTTTTGAACCAAGCCAATAAGCTGATCGCTAACTGAGCCGTTGACAAAAATAAGGAGAGTTGGAATAGACATAATTGAGTATTTTGCTGCAATATCCTGTGCCTCATCAACATTCACTTTGGCCACTTTAATTTTACCTTCGGTTTCGTTGGCAATTTTATCTACAGTAGGGCTTAGCGCTTTACAAGGTCCACACCAGGGAGCCCAGAAATCCACCATAACGGGAAGTGACGATTTCAGAACTTCTGTCTCAAAATTGGCAGAATTAACTTCTATAATAGCCATTCTTTTTACTCTACTATAGCCAGGAGATCGCTTTTGGAAAGAATAAGCAGCTTTTCTCCCTCAAGTTCAATTTCGGTGCCGGCATATTTGCCATAGAGAACTTTATCTCCCACCTTCACAATTTTCTGTAAATCTTCGTCGTTGCCAACAGCAATCACTTCAGCGATCTGTGGCTTTTCTTTGGCTGTATCGGGAATAATTATCCCACCAATGGTCTTTTCATTTTCCGTGGGGTTTAGTTTTACCACCACATGGTCTTCAACGGGTCTTATTGTCATTTTAACCTCCAATTATCTTGTTTTTAGTTTCGTTAATAATATAAGCAAAAATAGCTTACTTAGCAAACACAAAATTGGACTGCTAACTTTTTGTCAAGTTAAAAAATCTCTAACTTGCCTCTCTCCGAAAATTATTTTAGTCATTGATCATTTATTGGCACAGGACAGTATTTCAGCTATTATTGGGTTACTGTTTAAATCTCAATCAGTTATGTATATATACACAAGCTCTGCAATAAG
The window above is part of the Candidatus Cloacimonas sp. genome. Proteins encoded here:
- a CDS encoding Maf family protein, with product MIHKLLRNKKVILASASPRRKEIFALLGISAYIIPADINEIITQENPEIQAKRNASQKADVVKAKVTNDALIVAADTLVAIDSHILGKPSNEEEASKFLKLLAGKTHFVYTSLCIDYNGMRDVSCERTLVHFANLSDAEINAYIETGEPMDKAGAYGIQGYGAQFIEKVDGCYFNVMGFPVRKFYEMLTTILQKEYNENIS
- the serC gene encoding 3-phosphoserine/phosphohydroxythreonine transaminase, with product MERVHNFNAGPAVLPEEVLREAQADLFNYKGMGLSVMEMSHRSKEYEAIINEARNAAKRIYGLDDDWDVLFLHGGASLQFLMVPLNFIPEGKIANYIHTGVWSKKAMKEVKNLNKPVHIAASSEDKSFSYIPKTWQLSENPAYLHITTNNTIYGTEWKTDPDVPEGIPLIADMSSNFMSKPVDINKYSLVYAGAQKNVGPAGCAVVLVKKDFLATGKTNLPSMLDYQLHAKNESMYNTPPCFTIYMIGLVLKWIENYGGLTKIEQNNKEKAKYIYDAIDASDGFYKGTVVPEDRSLMNITFRLPSEELETLFISEAKKNGMIGLKGHRDVGGCRASCYNALPLNAAYDLAAFMRTFQKQNG
- the folP gene encoding dihydropteroate synthase, which gives rise to MLNICLPNRFPALMGILNITDDSFSDGTLYLNSALALKHTEEMISEGAEYIDIGAESTRPGSLPVKAEIQLERIVPILSALKEKYDRIVFSVDTQNTAVAEKAIELGASIINDISALRTDPEMADLLAENPSVKVILMHMQGIPRTMQLNPVYNDVLAEIKDFFRERIDFCLAKGIKKENIILDPGIGFGKTLQHNLTILANCNTFKEFDLPIVIGASRKSFINNIMPSLPLQRIGGCLAAAYASACNDIDILRVHDILVHKQFFAVLSAIGKAGS
- the cdaA gene encoding diadenylate cyclase CdaA, giving the protein MDFLIPRFKDIVDILIIAFLIYQALLIVRKSGGYQVLWGLLFVVVLYILAIIFNLKMVGSLLNAVRNYWFIAVVILFQPELRSILSRLNLPRELSKAFNKQEKSSLYTPLIDAVSSMSFRKIGALIVLENKRKLNEYIYSGEPIDAAVSMRLILTIFNPKSVLHDGAIIIRDQRIMAAKVVLPLSKKPEYVHKFGTRHLAGIGITEISDAIAIIVSEQTGQVSVARAGKIQTEVAFEELLQILTDATK
- the coaE gene encoding dephospho-CoA kinase (Dephospho-CoA kinase (CoaE) performs the final step in coenzyme A biosynthesis.); this encodes MPLNNRPLQIGITGNIGSGKTTFCKFLAERGLRVISADVLANQHLEDEAVKEALIKHYSQAILSSSNNTLGKRNIDHKILADRVFGNPNEINFLNSLIHPLVLRDFQNIAENSKEQIICFEVPLLFEANLQNCFDYIVLVMADENNRIDRLEHKGEDRTKAKKRIQHQISDEEKIHLVDLVIKNDGDFAQLKKQAEAFIALLAQIKPRKIHPFI
- the trxA gene encoding thioredoxin, whose product is MAIIEVNSANFETEVLKSSLPVMVDFWAPWCGPCKALSPTVDKIANETEGKIKVAKVNVDEAQDIAAKYSIMSIPTLLIFVNGSVSDQLIGLVQKDKIMDKLNKFIQ
- a CDS encoding co-chaperone GroES, producing the protein MTIRPVEDHVVVKLNPTENEKTIGGIIIPDTAKEKPQIAEVIAVGNDEDLQKIVKVGDKVLYGKYAGTEIELEGEKLLILSKSDLLAIVE